One genomic region from Cryptococcus gattii WM276 chromosome C, complete sequence encodes:
- a CDS encoding Hypothetical Protein (Similar to TIGR gene model, INSD accession AAW42571.1), whose amino-acid sequence MPKDRPRRRGRPPHLYKLAHIAPPGTIGHIGSTLASMTTTATSLGTHATPQTQIEAISHALTLHEAQIHNPSLLSDDTAEQACELPTGTTAAATATETTTTTGELFEPQIHVTSTGTWVGLPLNPHRVAERQDLWDLVASCDYNVTTTADVKADLNLEALNGLQSAKLDATMNNGFVKPTRQKKIEGQDYFSQVISVEDIPKFFDGLPHDYNVLSRARMSCYFRIVWLDPPGLIPTDIRYRHILVSVDAMALRNNPAGYVYRIMFKCSGSCMRMDKGPCHLQEGNTASELDGSSIVGDNGAQSNDQPAQSEKTRGPKSRKKRPAACDSMLMLEMTARQAANGQCTIVRRRPEFHPAGPANALRMSAYVRSVLHELAAQTGMPHHRLRYEYEERLRYAPYPAMLETHLPHRAPKPRHYPSVVTTITRNQQKPNTEGSGDQGS is encoded by the exons ATGCCCAAAGATCGTCCCAGACGACGAGGAAGACCTCCTCATTTGTACAAGTTAGCACACATCGCTCCGCCAGGGACAATAGGGCATATCGGCTCTACTCTCGCTAGCATGACTACGACTGCCACCTCTCTGGGAACTCATGCTACACCTCAGACGCAGATTGAGGCTATATCTCATGCTCTGACACTCCATGAAGCTCAAATTCACAATCCATCTCTACTCTCTGATGATACTGCGGAGCAAGCTTGCGAATTACCAACAGGAACAACGGCAGCAGCCACAGCAACAGAAACAACGACAACAACAGGAGAATTGTTTGAACCCCAAATCCACGTAACATCAACTGGTACTTGGGTAGGACTTCCCTTGAACCCCCATCGAGTTGCCGAGAGACAGGATTTATGGGACCTTGTCGCCTCTTGTGATTATAATGTCACTACGACCGCAGATGTCAAGGCGGATCTGAATTTGGAGGCGCTCAATGGTCTTCAAAGTGCAAAACTCGATGCGACGATGAATAATGGGTTCGTAAAGCCCACAAGACAAAAAAAGATTGAAGGGCAAGACTACTTTTCGCAAGTGATCAGTGTCGAAGATATCCCCAAGTTTTTTGATGGTTTA CCGCATGATTATAATGTTCTCTCCCGTGCTCGCATGTCATGTTACTTTCGAATCGTCTGGCTCGATCCGCCGGGGCTCATCCCCACCGATATTCGGTACCGCCACATACTTGTCTCCGTGGATGCCATGGCACTCCGAAATAATCCAGCAGGGTACGTCTATAGGATCATGTTCAAATGCTCGGGGTCTTGCATGAGAATGGATAAAGGACCCTGTCATCTCCAAGAAGGCAATACAGCCAGCGAATTGGACGGGTCAAGCATTGTCGGAGATAATGGTGCTCAATCGAATGACCAGCCTGCTCAGTCAGAAAAAACCCGAGGTCCCAAAAGCCGCAAAAAGCGACCAGCTGCTTGCGATTCCATGCTCATG CTCGAAATGACAGCCCGCCAAGCTGCAAACGGCCAATGCACAATTGTCCGTCGTCGTCCCGAATTCCATCCCGCCGGACCCGCCAACGCGCTTAGGATGTCAGCGTATGTCCGTAGTGTCCTCCATGAGCTTGCAGCCCAGACGGGGATGCCACATCATCGGCTTCGATATG AGTATGAGGAGAGGTTGAGATACGCGCCGTATCCAGCCATGTTGGAGACCCATTTACCCCATCGTGCTCCAAAACCCCGGCATTACCCAAGTGTGGTGACGACTATCACCAGAAATCAACAAAAGCCAAATACAGAGGGATCGGGCGACCAAGGAAGCTGA
- a CDS encoding uncharacterized protein (Similar to TIGR gene model, INSD accession AAW42670.1) → MGLFDFFNNDPSGRDEVYNLDPNNQQHKAKLSHELIGGAAGFEAMKAYENHVARNGKPPSHAMAKEILAGLAAAEVDKLFETKGLDGWDREEAKRHARAQAERALDQSGQY, encoded by the exons ATGG GcctctttgacttcttcaACAACGACCCTTCCGGCCGAGACGAGGTCTA CAACCTCGACCCTAACAACCAGCAGCACAAGGCCAAGCTCTCCCACGAGCTCATCGG CGGTGCAGCCGGTTTCGAGGCTATGAAGGCTTACGAAAACCACGTTGCCAGAAACGGCAAGCCCCCTTCT CATGCTATGGCCAAGGAGATTTTGGCTGGTTTGGCAGCCGCAGAGGTTGACAAGCTTTTTGAAACCAAGG GTCTTGACGGCTGGGACCGAGAGGAGGCTAAGCGGCACGCCAGAGCTCAGGCTGAGCGGGCCCTCGATCAGTCTGGTCAATATTAA
- a CDS encoding uncharacterized protein (Similar to TIGR gene model, INSD accession AAW42572.1), producing the protein MNIIQNGESSKSPYTQAINGDFTKADADVEMMDGENGVRVELGRPEVNNADEGIENERKRGKARLIMPHWDVAPAKPIHSSQDLISLLHLDTLYNTYVRPFADLPGDEGQPGAGADGNDAFQRGKKKGTSMPGRKKMEKGYQHLIEDCIDPTPLGYKNDNPSLLPLLNDVLYPPAPPPVLSPGPIEALPKEAFAIAKLEPGTVQDGYAGGQKAGVREAEEKRKRKRAARTTTADIIPPINPTFPGHGQGRSSTPGTPLLPVPPPTRGFPPGANTPRRGTAPPGQGGGGGGSSFQGVHPFARHGQAGGAGSGPGGRPFTQSSKQRPASMEVQGSEGGSKGLPNRSASPMPLSAGATPGDRNGGGGKGGGTLASASASVSGSISGQRQFPPNRNKRPGSADVQSLQTKKSKGGSRSASPMPGVGVGQGQLRR; encoded by the exons ATGAATATCATCCAAAATGGTGAAAGCAGCAAGTCGCCATACACCCAAGCTATCAATGGGGATTTTACCAAGGCGGATGCAGATGtggagatgatggatgGAGAGAATGGTGTCCGCGTTGAGCTTGGGAGACCAGAGGTGAATAATGCGGATGAAGGTATCGAGAAcgagaggaaaagagggaagGCGAGGCTTATCATGCCTCATTGGGATG TTGCCCCTGCAAAGCCGATCCACTCATCTCAAGACCTCATATCCTTACTCCACCTTGATACGCTGTATAACACCTATGTCAGGCCTTTTGCCGACTTACCAGGAGACGAAGGCCAAccaggagcaggagcagaTGGTAATGATGCATTCCAAagagggaaaaagaagggaacAAGTATGCcgggaaggaagaagatggaaaaggGGTATCAGCATTTGATTGAAGATTGTATTG ACCCAACACCGCTTGGATACAAGAACGACAACCCTTCATTGTTACCACTATTGAACGATGTACTTTACCCACCTGCACCTCCGCCCGTCTTGTCACCAGGGCCAATAGAAGCTCTTCCAAAGGAGGCATTTGCGATTGCAAAGTTGGAACCTGGAACTGTACAGGATGGG TACGCAGGCGGTCAAAAGGCCGGTGTCAgagaagcagaagaaaAGCGAAAG AGAAAACGAGCGGCACGCACAACGACAGCCGATATCATTCCCCCCATTAATCCTACTTTCCCGGGACACGGCCAAGGACGCTcctccacacctggtaCACCCCTCTTACCTGTTCCTCCACCTACTCGTGGTTTCCCTCCAGGTGCCAATACACCCCGTCGGGGGACTGCTCCTCCGGGTCAAGGCGGAGGCGGAGGTGGAAGTAGTTTTCAAGGTGTCCATCCTTTTGCTCGACACGGTCAAGCTGGGGGTGCTGGTTCAGGCCCAGGTGGTAGACCGTTCACGCAGAGTTCGAAACAACGTCCAGCGAGTATGGAAGTCCAAGGAAGTGAGGGTGGAAGTAAAGGATTGCCTAATCGGTCGGCAAGTCCAATGCCCCTGTCGGCAGGTGCGACACCTGGAGATCGCAATGGTGGGGGAGGTAAGGGAGGCGGGACATTGGCATCGGCCTCGGCGTCGGTCTCGGGTTCAATATCGGGGCAGAGACAGTTTCCCCCGAATAGGAATAAAAGGCCGGGTAGCGCGGATGTGCAGTCGTTACAAACGAAGAAATCAAAGGGAGGGAGTAGGTCTGCAAGCCCTATGCCCGGCGTGGGTGTAGGCCAAGGTCAGTTGAGGAGAtag
- a CDS encoding ergosterol biosynthesis-related protein, putative (Similar to TIGR gene model, INSD accession AAW42573.1): MSFLPSATAGILPYWLLLTSVAGTYNAVQNYFVIWQSKEVYAGKADEMTFLAGRIFGAWTLLASLIRGMASYNIYDPLVYNLGIGTYALATFHFTTELLVFKSVKPNRASIGPLIVGWTGLIWMLTQREHYTA, encoded by the exons ATGTCAT TCCTTCCATCTGCAACAGCCGGTATCCTCCCTTATTGGCTACTCTTGACCTCCGTGGCCGGCACCTATAACGCTGTTCAGAACTATTTTGTCATATGGCAGAGCAAAGAGGTCTACGCCGGGAAGGCTGATGAGA TGACTTTCCTTGCTGGACGGATCTTTGGTGCTTGGACTTTACTCGCCAGCTTGATTCGAGGAATGGCTTCTTACAACATTTACGATCCTCT TGTGTACAACCTCGGTATTGGTACTTACGCCCTCGCGACTTTCCACTTTACAACAGAGTTGCTCGTGTTCAAGTCTGTAAAGCCCAATCGGGCTTCTATTGGGCCTCTCATTGTCGGAT GGACAGGTCTCATTTGGATGCTCACTCAAAGAGAGCATTACACTGCGTAG
- a CDS encoding uncharacterized protein (Similar to TIGR gene model, INSD accession AAW42742.1) translates to MPHITLTRPRATVWQIALTSPPDNRLVPALLSELSEALDTVEIEWRQAGGGQIDPKKREGHAGKGAGALVLTSELPKFFSNGLDFEGSLKINNFFEEVYDPVMWRLLTFPLLTIAAINGHAFAGGMVLALCCDYRIITSGKGFMCMNEITFGSPLPNSFSTLLANRIPNPQHLRDTLLARRWTQPELLKIGLVDKVVEQDKVIEEAVELGAKEGIQVAPGSWGLIKEGTFRPILESSQSYRPITGPPDAAKAFWNRVGKDKAKAKL, encoded by the exons ATGCCTCATATCACTCTCACTAGACCACGAGCGACCGTCTGGCAGATCGCACTCACTTCACCTCCCGACAACCGTCTTGTCCCCGCTCTCTTATCCGAGCTTTCTGAAGCTCTAGATACTGTAGAGATAGAATGGAGGCAAGCAGGTGGCGGACAGATTGACCCcaagaagagggaaggCCATGCTGGGAAGGGGGCAGGCGCTTTGGTGCTTACGAGTGAATTGCCAAAATTCTTCAGCAATGGCCTGGACTTTGAGGGTTCGCTCAAGATCAACAACTTTTTCGAAG AGGTTTACGACCCGGTGATGTGGCGTTTGCTCACCTTCCCATTGTTAACAATAGCTGCCATTAATGGACATG CGTTCGCCGGAGGCATGGTCTTAGCCCTTTGCTGTGATTATCGTATCATCACATCTGGAAAAGGTTTCATGTGCATGAATGAG ATCACTTTTGGCTCCCCCCTTCCAAACTCGTTTAGCACTCTTCTTGCGAATCGTATTCCCAATCCTCAACATCTTCGAGACACTCTCCTCGCCCGCCGATGGACTCAGCCCGAGCTTCTCAAGATAGGTCTAGTAGACAAGGTCGTTGAGCAAGACAAGGTTATTGAAGAGGCTGTTGAACTGGGGGCGAAGGAAGGGATCCAGGTGGCCCCCGGTAGTTGGGGTCTTATTAAG GAAGGGACATTTCGTCCGATCCTCGAATCTTCTCAATCTTACCGTCCTATCACCGGACCTCCAGATGCCGCTAAGGCATTCTGGAACCGGGTGGGGAAGGATAAGGCCAAAGCAAAATTGTAA